A DNA window from Anaerocolumna sp. AGMB13020 contains the following coding sequences:
- the tuf gene encoding elongation factor Tu, with translation MAKAKFERNKPHCNIGTIGHVDHGKTTLTAAITKTLHERLGTGQAVAFDQIDKAPEERERGITISTSHVEYESKARHYAHVDCPGHADYVKNMITGAAQMDGAILVVAATDGVMAQTKEHILLSRQVGVPYIVVFMNKCDMVDDPELLELVEMEIRDLLTEYEFPGDDTPIIQGSALKALEDPTSSWGDKIVELFDAVDSWIPDPQRETDKPFLMPVEDVFSITGRGTVATGRVERGVLHVSEEVEIVGIKEETRKVVVTGIEMFRKLLDEAQAGDNIGALLRGVQRTDIERGQVLCKPGSIKCHKKFTAQVYVLTKDEGGRHTPFFNNYRPQFYFRTTDVTGVCNLPDGVEMCMPGDNIEMSIELIHPIAMEQGLGFAIREGGRTVGSGKVATIVQ, from the coding sequence ATGGCTAAAGCTAAATTTGAAAGAAACAAACCCCATTGTAATATCGGTACCATCGGACACGTTGACCATGGTAAAACTACTTTAACAGCAGCTATCACTAAAACTCTTCATGAGAGATTAGGTACTGGTCAGGCTGTAGCTTTCGATCAGATCGATAAAGCTCCCGAAGAAAGAGAAAGAGGTATCACTATCTCTACATCTCACGTTGAGTATGAGTCAAAAGCTAGACATTACGCTCACGTTGACTGCCCTGGACATGCCGATTATGTAAAGAACATGATCACTGGTGCTGCTCAGATGGACGGTGCTATCCTTGTTGTTGCTGCTACTGATGGTGTTATGGCTCAGACAAAAGAGCACATCCTGTTATCCCGTCAGGTAGGTGTTCCTTACATCGTAGTATTCATGAACAAGTGTGATATGGTTGATGATCCTGAATTACTTGAATTAGTAGAGATGGAAATCAGAGATCTGTTAACAGAGTATGAATTCCCTGGCGATGATACACCTATCATCCAGGGTTCTGCTTTAAAAGCTCTTGAAGATCCTACTAGCTCTTGGGGAGATAAGATTGTTGAATTATTTGATGCTGTTGATAGCTGGATTCCCGATCCTCAGAGAGAGACAGATAAGCCTTTCTTAATGCCAGTAGAGGACGTTTTCTCTATCACAGGACGTGGTACAGTTGCTACAGGCCGTGTTGAGCGTGGTGTTCTTCACGTATCTGAAGAAGTTGAAATCGTTGGTATCAAAGAAGAGACACGTAAAGTTGTTGTTACTGGTATTGAAATGTTCAGAAAGCTTCTTGATGAGGCTCAGGCTGGAGATAATATCGGAGCACTTCTTCGTGGTGTTCAGAGAACTGATATCGAAAGAGGACAGGTTCTTTGCAAACCCGGCTCAATCAAATGCCACAAGAAATTCACAGCTCAGGTTTACGTTTTAACTAAAGATGAAGGTGGACGTCATACTCCTTTCTTCAACAACTACAGACCTCAGTTCTACTTCAGAACAACTGACGTAACTGGTGTTTGCAACCTTCCTGACGGTGTTGAAATGTGTATGCCTGGCGACAATATCGAAATGAGCATCGAGTTAATCCATCCTATCGCTATGGAGCAAGGTTTAGGCTTCGCTATCCGTGAAGGTGGACGTACTGTAGGTTCTGGTAAAGTTGCTACTATCGTTCAGTAA